gaaagcAAAATATGCATGCTAATATTTCTTAGAATAACCGTAACAGCCACTTAAATATTGTGCAATCCAACATTAAATACCCAAAGATCATCTATTAAATTGATGTCCAGTGAAaatgaaaaagggaaaaaacTCAAAGCTGAGTCTATCTGTCCAAAAAGTATTAAAGTAAAAGATCTGGGCCACAgagacaataaattataaagatgaTGAATTGATGTATGAATTCCAAAATGATTGACGCCCATCAATGACAACTTGGTGAAAGTATATAAGATAAATACCTGGGCATGTTGATGGTGCTGATGCTCAGAATTGGTTTGTTGCAAAACGGGGTGAGGATCTTCAGTCATAAATTCCGGCTCGGGATACACTTCCCCGTACTCTTCGTCTTCATCCGcccattcttttttaataacttcGGGTGGTTCTTTAGGGATCTGACCGAATGAGTTGAGAGGCTGTTGTTGTGCTTGTGGCACGGAAAGGGACTCTGTAAGATAGGtagaaaaagagaagaaatgaaTGGGAGAGAGAGTTCAAGTCATTAGCTAGAAACCTTTGAGGCTGGAATTGGACTTGGAATTCTTGGACAAAAGGGGAGGGATTTTTTTATCGGGCGCGTCTGCGAGACCCTTGATTTGTAACTCCTTGGCTGTTTCAACCAAAGGGCCCAGATCCTCTTGGAGAACGTTGATCTCCCCTCGGTACATGTATTGCAGCAATTGCCCCAAATGTTTGGGATTCACACTCTTGAGGAAAATGATGGGATGCTTCCCGGGCCGCTGCTTCGAGAGCAGGTTTTTGAAGAAGGGAGAACAGACGCAAAGAATGAGCTTATGAGTCTCAAACACTTGACCTCCACAAGCCAGTGTCACATCCGTCA
The Lepeophtheirus salmonis chromosome 10, UVic_Lsal_1.4, whole genome shotgun sequence DNA segment above includes these coding regions:
- the LOC121125698 gene encoding uncharacterized protein isoform X2; translated protein: MAQQEEFLLKWNEHHNSFFGMLQELCVSEFMTDVTLACGGQVFETHKLILCVCSPFFKNLLSKQRPGKHPIIFLKSVNPKHLGQLLQYMYRGEINVLQEDLGPLVETAKELQIKGLADAPDKKIPPLLSKNSKSNSSLKESLSVPQAQQQPLNSFGQIPKEPPEVIKKEWADEDEEYGEVYPEPEFMTEDPHPVLQQTNSEHQHHQHAQAHNLSNLDESYLARLRYRCEECGKRFVTPSKLQRHSYSHTGLRPYPCSICGKCFSQMANLKTHIRNTHGGENMQIDGTSLGGGLDDDSSDPHLM
- the LOC121125698 gene encoding uncharacterized protein isoform X3, giving the protein MAQQEEFLLKWNEHHNSFFGMLQELCVSEFMTDVTLACGGQVFETHKLILCVCSPFFKNLLSKQRPGKHPIIFLKSVNPKHLGQLLQYMYRGEINVLQEDLGPLVETAKELQIKGLADAPDKKIPPLLSKNSKSNSSLKESLSVPQAQQQPLNSFGQIPKEPPEVIKKEWADEDEEYGEVYPEPEFMTEDPHPVLQQTNSEHQHHQHAQVSSLPVTTPPQPPIRPKNDNNRRHECKHCGKRFPTPSKLFRHELIHTGEKPFACSICLKGFTQLIHLKKHQQLFHNVVN
- the LOC121125698 gene encoding zinc finger protein 131 isoform X1; protein product: MAQQEEFLLKWNEHHNSFFGMLQELCVSEFMTDVTLACGGQVFETHKLILCVCSPFFKNLLSKQRPGKHPIIFLKSVNPKHLGQLLQYMYRGEINVLQEDLGPLVETAKELQIKGLADAPDKKIPPLLSKNSKSNSSLKESLSVPQAQQQPLNSFGQIPKEPPEVIKKEWADEDEEYGEVYPEPEFMTEDPHPVLQQTNSEHQHHQHAQHSYKSEEEEEEESIEGGHGHVKMTRSSKKVGSNTHPSFCNKDLTCDVCFKQFPVPSKLNQHAIIHSGIKPYVCEICQMAFNVLGNLRRHIRTKHRQP